A single window of Channa argus isolate prfri chromosome 10, Channa argus male v1.0, whole genome shotgun sequence DNA harbors:
- the LOC137133741 gene encoding heterogeneous nuclear ribonucleoprotein A0-like: protein MTNKLCKLFVGGLNVETTDDGLRKYFEQFGALTDCVVVMNQQLGRSRCFGFITYSTPEEADAAMAAKPHVVEGNNVELKRAIAREDANNPDILANVKKIFVGGVKDHIEPENLTEYFSQFGAVEKAEIISDKQTGRKRGFGFVFFEDTDSATKAVLTKYHTINGNKVEVKKALTKQEMSTTGGRGGGRGRGRGMQNYGGGRGGGGGYGGGYGGNYGGGYGYGAGYNGGGGYGGYGGYEEYDSQMGGGYSNGDFGDGYGQQPSNYGAMKGGNYSYRSAAPYNRGGGGGGGYGRGGGFGAGY from the coding sequence ATGACGAACAAACTTTGTAAGCTTTTTGTCGGGGGACTGAACGTGGAGACCACAGATGATGGACTCCGCAAGTATTTTGAACAGTTTGGTGCGCTAACTGACTGCGTTGTGGTCATGAACCAGCAACTAGGACGGTCCCGCTGTTTCGGCTTTATCACCTACTCTACGCCGGAGGAGGCCGACGCAGCAATGGCGGCTAAGCCACATGTCGTCGAAGGAAACAACGTGGAGCTGAAGAGGGCAATTGCACGGGAAGACGCTAACAACCCGGATATCCTCGCCAATGTCAAGAAAATTTTCGTTGGCGGTGTGAAAGACCACATCGAGCCGGAGAACCTGACGGAGTACTTCTCCCAGTTTGGCGCGGTGGAGAAGGCCGAGATCATCTCCGACAAGCAGACCGGCAGGAAGAGAGGCTTCGGCTTTGTCTTCTTTGAGGACACAGACTCCGCCACCAAAGCGGTGCTGACCAAATACCACACCATCAACGGGAACAAGGTCGAGGTAAAGAAAGCTCTGACCAAGCAGGAGATGTCTACCACCGGCGGCCGAGGAGGGGGAAGAGGACGAGGGAGAGGGATGCAAAACTATGGCGGCGGAAGAGGAGGTGGCGGCGGCTACGGAGGAGGTTACGGCGGCAATTATGGAGGGGGATACGGCTATGGAGCTGGTTACAACGGCGGTGGAGGTTACGGGGGGTATGGGGGATACGAAGAATACGACAGCCAAATGGGGGGTGGATACAGTAATGGTGACTTTGGGGACGGCTACGGACAGCAGCCCTCAAATTATGGTGCAATGAAGGGGGGCAACTATTCCTACAGGAGCGCGGCTCCTTACAACAGAGGCGGCGGAGGTGGCGGCGGCTACGGCAGGGGGGGTGGATTTGGCGCTGGCTATTAG
- the klhl3 gene encoding kelch-like protein 3 isoform X1: MPAVVSDSGRMDGVSIGLVATPASPHPKFTTDSEEDTVNGGMLTFNQMHMRKAFQLMNDLRSKKMLCDVQLIAGSVEVPAHRVILASCSPYFCAMFTGDMSESKAQVVEIREVDGETLRKLVDYIYTAEIEVTEDNVQVLLPAASLLQLMDVRQVCCEFLQSQLHPTNCLGIRAFADLHTCTQLLSQAHTYAEQHFCEVVQAEEFLGLSLQQVCNLISSDKLTVSSEEKVFEAMIAWIKHDKPARLEYMPKLMEHVRLPLLSKDYLVQIVEEEALIKNNGTCKDFLIEAMKYHLLPADQRHLIKTDRTRPRTPISIPKVMIVVGGQAPKAIRSVECYDFQEDRWYQVADLPSRRCRAGVVSMAGQVYAVGGFNSSLRERTVDVYDGVRDHWSAVTSMQERRSTLGAAVLRDLLYAVGGFNGSIGLSTVEAYNCKTNEWIYVASMNTRRSSVGVGVVEGKLYAVGGYDGASRQCLSSVEEYDPVTDQWCYVADMSTRRSGAGVGVLGGQLYAAGGHDGPLVRKSVEVYDPQTNTWRLVCDMNMCRRNAGVCAINGLLYVIGGDDGSCNLSSVEFYNPATDKWSLIPTNMSNGRSYAGVAVIDKPL, from the exons ATGCCTGCTGTGGTCTCTGACTCCGGTAGGATGGACGGTGTGTCGATAGG TCTGGTGGCCACACCAGCATCACCGCATCCCAAGTTCACCACAGACTCAGAGGAGGACACGGTGAATGGAGGAATGCTCACCTTCAACCAGATGCACATGAGGAAAGCTTTCCAGTTGATGAATGACCTGAGGAG TAAAAAGATGCTGTGTGACGTCCAGCTGATAGCAGGGAGCGTTGAAGTGCCAGCTCACAGGGTGATCCTGGCCTCCTGTAGCCCATATTTCTGTGCCATGTTCACAG GTGATATGAGTGAAAGCAAAGCCCAAGTAGTGGAGATTAGAGAAGTTGATGGTGAGACCCTGAGAAAACTGGTTGACTACATTTACACCGCTGAGATAGAGGTCACAGAGGACAACGtccag GTTCTTCTGCCAGCAGCCAGCCTTCTCCAGCTGATGGATGTTCGTCAGGTTTGTTGCGAGTTCTTGCAGTCTCAGCTTCACCCCACCAACTGCCTGGGCATAAGGGCGTTTGCTGacctgcacacatgcacacagcttcTCAGCCAGGCCCACACATATGCTG agCAGCATTTTTGTGAGGTGGTGCAGGCAGAGGAGTTTCTTGGCCTTTCTCTGCAGCAAGTGTGCAACCTCATCTCCAGTGACAAGCTCACAGTCTCCTCAGAGGAGAAG GTTTTTGAGGCTATGATCGCTTGGATCAAGCATGATAAGCCGGCTCGTCTGGAGTACATGCCAAAGCTGATGGAGCATGTCAGACTTCCGCTTCTGTCTAAAGATTACCTggtgcag ATAGTGGAGGAGGAGGCTTTAATAAAGAACAACGGCACCTGTAAAGATTTTCTCATAGAAGCAATGAAGTATCACCTGCTGCCGGCTGACCAGCGTCACCTCATCAAGACCGACAGGACACGACCACGAACTCCTATCAGTATCCCAAAG GTGATGATTGTGGTGGGTGGGCAGGCTCCCAAGGCGATCCGAAGTGTGGAGTGCTACGACTTCCAGGAAGATCGCTGGTACCAAGTAGCTGACCTTCCTTCAAGACGCTGTCGTGCAG GAGTGGTTTCCATGGCAGGCCAAGTGTATGCAGTAGGAGGGTTCAACAGCTCGCTGCGAGAGCGAACGGTGGATGTTTATGATGGAGTGAGAGACCACTGGAGTGCAGTCACGAGCATGCAGGAGAGACGCAGTACACTTGGAGCTGCTGTACTGAGGGATTTACTGTATGCAGTGGGAGGATTTAATGGAAGCATAG gtTTGTCAACGGTGGAAGCTTACAATTGTAAAACCAATGAGTGGATTTATGTGGCCTCTATGAACACTCGACGCAGCAGCGTGGGTGTAGGGGTTGTCGAGG GTAAGTTGTACGCAGTAGGAGGCTACGATGGAGCATCCAGGCAGTGTCTCAGTTCAGTAGAAGAATACGACCCCGTCACCGATCAGTGGTGTTATGTGGCTGACATGAGCACACGACGCAGTGGAGCAG gTGTTGGTGTGTTGGGAGGTCAGCTGTATGCTGCAGGAGGACATGATGGACCTCTGGTGAGAAAGAGTGTGGAAGTTTACGACCCACAAACCAACACCTGGAGACTGGTTTGTGACATGAACATGTGCAGACGCAACGCAG GTGTTTGTGCGATTAACGGGCTGCTGTACGTTATTGGGGGAGACGATGGATCCTGTAACCTCTCATCTGTAGAATTTTACAACCCAGCCACAGACAAGTGGAGCCTCATTCCCACCAACATGAGCAATGGACGCAGCTACGCCG GAGTTGCAGTGATTGACAAGCCGTTGTGA
- the klhl3 gene encoding kelch-like protein 3 isoform X3: MFTTGDVTVGKDWKLLLLVVVNKVLLPAASLLQLMDVRQVCCEFLQSQLHPTNCLGIRAFADLHTCTQLLSQAHTYAEQHFCEVVQAEEFLGLSLQQVCNLISSDKLTVSSEEKVFEAMIAWIKHDKPARLEYMPKLMEHVRLPLLSKDYLVQIVEEEALIKNNGTCKDFLIEAMKYHLLPADQRHLIKTDRTRPRTPISIPKVMIVVGGQAPKAIRSVECYDFQEDRWYQVADLPSRRCRAGVVSMAGQVYAVGGFNSSLRERTVDVYDGVRDHWSAVTSMQERRSTLGAAVLRDLLYAVGGFNGSIGLSTVEAYNCKTNEWIYVASMNTRRSSVGVGVVEGKLYAVGGYDGASRQCLSSVEEYDPVTDQWCYVADMSTRRSGAGVGVLGGQLYAAGGHDGPLVRKSVEVYDPQTNTWRLVCDMNMCRRNAGVCAINGLLYVIGGDDGSCNLSSVEFYNPATDKWSLIPTNMSNGRSYAGVAVIDKPL, from the exons ATGTTTACTACGGGTGATGTAACAGTTGGTAAAG ACTGGAAACTGCTGCTGTTAGTGGTTGTTAACAAA GTTCTTCTGCCAGCAGCCAGCCTTCTCCAGCTGATGGATGTTCGTCAGGTTTGTTGCGAGTTCTTGCAGTCTCAGCTTCACCCCACCAACTGCCTGGGCATAAGGGCGTTTGCTGacctgcacacatgcacacagcttcTCAGCCAGGCCCACACATATGCTG agCAGCATTTTTGTGAGGTGGTGCAGGCAGAGGAGTTTCTTGGCCTTTCTCTGCAGCAAGTGTGCAACCTCATCTCCAGTGACAAGCTCACAGTCTCCTCAGAGGAGAAG GTTTTTGAGGCTATGATCGCTTGGATCAAGCATGATAAGCCGGCTCGTCTGGAGTACATGCCAAAGCTGATGGAGCATGTCAGACTTCCGCTTCTGTCTAAAGATTACCTggtgcag ATAGTGGAGGAGGAGGCTTTAATAAAGAACAACGGCACCTGTAAAGATTTTCTCATAGAAGCAATGAAGTATCACCTGCTGCCGGCTGACCAGCGTCACCTCATCAAGACCGACAGGACACGACCACGAACTCCTATCAGTATCCCAAAG GTGATGATTGTGGTGGGTGGGCAGGCTCCCAAGGCGATCCGAAGTGTGGAGTGCTACGACTTCCAGGAAGATCGCTGGTACCAAGTAGCTGACCTTCCTTCAAGACGCTGTCGTGCAG GAGTGGTTTCCATGGCAGGCCAAGTGTATGCAGTAGGAGGGTTCAACAGCTCGCTGCGAGAGCGAACGGTGGATGTTTATGATGGAGTGAGAGACCACTGGAGTGCAGTCACGAGCATGCAGGAGAGACGCAGTACACTTGGAGCTGCTGTACTGAGGGATTTACTGTATGCAGTGGGAGGATTTAATGGAAGCATAG gtTTGTCAACGGTGGAAGCTTACAATTGTAAAACCAATGAGTGGATTTATGTGGCCTCTATGAACACTCGACGCAGCAGCGTGGGTGTAGGGGTTGTCGAGG GTAAGTTGTACGCAGTAGGAGGCTACGATGGAGCATCCAGGCAGTGTCTCAGTTCAGTAGAAGAATACGACCCCGTCACCGATCAGTGGTGTTATGTGGCTGACATGAGCACACGACGCAGTGGAGCAG gTGTTGGTGTGTTGGGAGGTCAGCTGTATGCTGCAGGAGGACATGATGGACCTCTGGTGAGAAAGAGTGTGGAAGTTTACGACCCACAAACCAACACCTGGAGACTGGTTTGTGACATGAACATGTGCAGACGCAACGCAG GTGTTTGTGCGATTAACGGGCTGCTGTACGTTATTGGGGGAGACGATGGATCCTGTAACCTCTCATCTGTAGAATTTTACAACCCAGCCACAGACAAGTGGAGCCTCATTCCCACCAACATGAGCAATGGACGCAGCTACGCCG GAGTTGCAGTGATTGACAAGCCGTTGTGA
- the klhl3 gene encoding kelch-like protein 3 isoform X2, translating into MCAVTSCQNKIISLCLLTFILLPNINISHCDSSVHLSISLADWKLLLLVVVNKVLLPAASLLQLMDVRQVCCEFLQSQLHPTNCLGIRAFADLHTCTQLLSQAHTYAEQHFCEVVQAEEFLGLSLQQVCNLISSDKLTVSSEEKVFEAMIAWIKHDKPARLEYMPKLMEHVRLPLLSKDYLVQIVEEEALIKNNGTCKDFLIEAMKYHLLPADQRHLIKTDRTRPRTPISIPKVMIVVGGQAPKAIRSVECYDFQEDRWYQVADLPSRRCRAGVVSMAGQVYAVGGFNSSLRERTVDVYDGVRDHWSAVTSMQERRSTLGAAVLRDLLYAVGGFNGSIGLSTVEAYNCKTNEWIYVASMNTRRSSVGVGVVEGKLYAVGGYDGASRQCLSSVEEYDPVTDQWCYVADMSTRRSGAGVGVLGGQLYAAGGHDGPLVRKSVEVYDPQTNTWRLVCDMNMCRRNAGVCAINGLLYVIGGDDGSCNLSSVEFYNPATDKWSLIPTNMSNGRSYAGVAVIDKPL; encoded by the exons ATGTGTGCCGTCACTAGctgccaaaataaaattatttcccTGTGTTTATTAACGTTTATTTTACTGCCAAACATTAATATCAGTCACTGTGActcatctgtccatctttccATATCACTTGCAGACTGGAAACTGCTGCTGTTAGTGGTTGTTAACAAA GTTCTTCTGCCAGCAGCCAGCCTTCTCCAGCTGATGGATGTTCGTCAGGTTTGTTGCGAGTTCTTGCAGTCTCAGCTTCACCCCACCAACTGCCTGGGCATAAGGGCGTTTGCTGacctgcacacatgcacacagcttcTCAGCCAGGCCCACACATATGCTG agCAGCATTTTTGTGAGGTGGTGCAGGCAGAGGAGTTTCTTGGCCTTTCTCTGCAGCAAGTGTGCAACCTCATCTCCAGTGACAAGCTCACAGTCTCCTCAGAGGAGAAG GTTTTTGAGGCTATGATCGCTTGGATCAAGCATGATAAGCCGGCTCGTCTGGAGTACATGCCAAAGCTGATGGAGCATGTCAGACTTCCGCTTCTGTCTAAAGATTACCTggtgcag ATAGTGGAGGAGGAGGCTTTAATAAAGAACAACGGCACCTGTAAAGATTTTCTCATAGAAGCAATGAAGTATCACCTGCTGCCGGCTGACCAGCGTCACCTCATCAAGACCGACAGGACACGACCACGAACTCCTATCAGTATCCCAAAG GTGATGATTGTGGTGGGTGGGCAGGCTCCCAAGGCGATCCGAAGTGTGGAGTGCTACGACTTCCAGGAAGATCGCTGGTACCAAGTAGCTGACCTTCCTTCAAGACGCTGTCGTGCAG GAGTGGTTTCCATGGCAGGCCAAGTGTATGCAGTAGGAGGGTTCAACAGCTCGCTGCGAGAGCGAACGGTGGATGTTTATGATGGAGTGAGAGACCACTGGAGTGCAGTCACGAGCATGCAGGAGAGACGCAGTACACTTGGAGCTGCTGTACTGAGGGATTTACTGTATGCAGTGGGAGGATTTAATGGAAGCATAG gtTTGTCAACGGTGGAAGCTTACAATTGTAAAACCAATGAGTGGATTTATGTGGCCTCTATGAACACTCGACGCAGCAGCGTGGGTGTAGGGGTTGTCGAGG GTAAGTTGTACGCAGTAGGAGGCTACGATGGAGCATCCAGGCAGTGTCTCAGTTCAGTAGAAGAATACGACCCCGTCACCGATCAGTGGTGTTATGTGGCTGACATGAGCACACGACGCAGTGGAGCAG gTGTTGGTGTGTTGGGAGGTCAGCTGTATGCTGCAGGAGGACATGATGGACCTCTGGTGAGAAAGAGTGTGGAAGTTTACGACCCACAAACCAACACCTGGAGACTGGTTTGTGACATGAACATGTGCAGACGCAACGCAG GTGTTTGTGCGATTAACGGGCTGCTGTACGTTATTGGGGGAGACGATGGATCCTGTAACCTCTCATCTGTAGAATTTTACAACCCAGCCACAGACAAGTGGAGCCTCATTCCCACCAACATGAGCAATGGACGCAGCTACGCCG GAGTTGCAGTGATTGACAAGCCGTTGTGA